From Pan paniscus chromosome 9, NHGRI_mPanPan1-v2.0_pri, whole genome shotgun sequence, the proteins below share one genomic window:
- the NR1H3 gene encoding oxysterols receptor LXR-alpha isoform X2 has translation MPHSAGGTAGVGLEAAEPTALLTRAEPPSEPTEIRPQKRKKGPAPKMLGNELCSVCGDKASGFHYNVLSCEGCKGFFRRSVIKGAHYICHSGGHCPMDTYMRRKCQECRLRKCRQAGMREECVLSEEQIRLKKLKRQEEEQAHATSLPPRASSPPQILPQLSPEQLGMIEKLVAAQQQCNRRSFSDRLRVTPWPMAPDPHSREARQQRFAHFTELAIVSVQEIVDFAKQLPGFLQLSREDQIALLKTSAIEVAGEGQGMKGEAEWDYLWEGPPDIELGEPNLLGSRDEETRPPWKRPCSKTSPPSPRLRFAACVQVMLLETSRRYNPGSESITFLKDFSYNREDFAKAGLQVEFINPIFEFSRAMNELQLNDAEFALLIAISIFSADRPNVQDQLQVERLQHTYVEALHAYVSIHHPHDRLMFPRMLMKLVSLRTLSSVHSEQVFALRLQDKKLPPLLSEIWDVHE, from the exons ATGCCCCACTCTGCCGGGGGtactgcaggggtggggctggaggCTGCAGAGCCCACAGCCCTGCTCACCAGGGCAGAGCCCCCTTCAGAACCCACAG AGATCCGTCCACAAAAGCGGAAAAAGGGGCCagcccccaaaatgctggggaaCGAGCTATGCAGCGTGTGTGGGGACAAGGCCTCGGGCTTCCACTATAATGTTCTGAGCTGCGAGGGCTGCAAGGGATTCTTCCGCCGCAGCGTCATCAAGGGAGCGCACTACATCTGCCACAGTGGCGGCCACTGCCCCATGGACACCTACATGCGTCGCAAGTGCCAGGAGTGTCGGCTTCGCAAATGCCGTCAGGCTGGCATGCGGGAGGAGT GTGTCCTGTCAGAAGAACAGATCCGCCTGAAGAAACTGAAGCGGCAAGAGGAGGAACAGGCTCATGCCACATCCTTGCCCCCCAGGGCTTCCTCACCCCCCCAAATCCTGCCCCAGCTCAGCCCGGAGCAACTGGGCATGATCGAGAAGCTGGTCGCTGCCCAGCAACAGTGTAACCGGCGCTCCTTTTCTGACCGGCTTCGAGTCACG CCTTGGCCCATGGCACCAGATCCCCATAGCCGGGAGGCCCGTCAGCAGCGCTTTGCCCACTTCACTGAGCTGGCCATCGTGTCTGTGCAGGAGATAGTTGACTTTGCTAAACAGCTACCCGGCTTCCTGCAGCTCAGCCGGGAGGACCAGATTGCCCTGCTGAAGACCTCTGCGATCGAGGTGGCTGGAGAAGGGCAAGGGATGAAGGGAGAAGCAGAGTGGGATTATCTGTGGGAGGGGCCTCCAGACATCGAGCTGGGAGAGCCAAATCTGCTGGGAAGCAGGGATGAGGAGACTCGGCCTCCCTGGAAGAGGCCATGCTCCAAGACCAGCCCTCCTAGTCCCCGTTTGAGGTTTGCTGCTTGTGTGCAGGTGATGCTTCTGGAGACATCTCGGAGGTACAACCCTGGGAGTGAGAGTATCACCTTCCTCAAGGATTTCAGTTATAACCGGGAAGACTTTGCCAAAGCAG GGCTGCAAGTGGAATTCATCAACCCCATCTTCGAGTTCTCCAGGGCCATGAATGAGCTGCAACTCAATGATGCCGAGTTTGCCTTGCTCATTGCTATCAGCATCTTCTCTGCAG ACCGGCCCAACGTGCAGGACCAGCTCCAGGTAGAGAGGCTGCAGCACACATATGTGGAAGCCCTGCATGCCTACGTCTCCATCCACCATCCCCAT gACCGACTGATGTTCCCACGGATGCTAATGAAACTGGTGAGCCTCCGGACCCTGAGCAGCGTCCACTCAGAGCAAGTGTTTGCACTGCGTCTGCAGGACAAAAAGCTCCCACCGCTGCTCTCTGAGATCTGGGATGTGCACGAATGA
- the NR1H3 gene encoding oxysterols receptor LXR-alpha isoform X3, whose protein sequence is MSLWLGAPVPDIPPDSAVELWKPGAQDASSQAQGGSSCILREEARMPHSAGGTAGVGLEAAEPTALLTRAEPPSEPTEIRPQKRKKGPAPKMLGNELCSVCGDKASGFHYNVLSCEGCKGFFRRSVIKGAHYICHSGGHCPMDTYMRRKCQECRLRKCRQAGMREECVLSEEQIRLKKLKRQEEEQAHATSLPPRASSPPQILPQLSPEQLGMIEKLVAAQQQCNRRSFSDRLRVTPWPMAPDPHSREARQQRFAHFTELAIVSVQEIVDFAKQLPGFLQLSREDQIALLKTSAIEVMLLETSRRYNPGSESITFLKDFSYNREDFAKAGLQVEFINPIFEFSRAMNELQLNDAEFALLIAISIFSADRPNVQDQLQVERLQHTYVEALHAYVSIHHPHDRLMFPRMLMKLVSLRTLSSVHSEQVFALRLQDKKLPPLLSEIWDVHE, encoded by the exons ATGTCCTTGTGGCTGGGGGCCCCTGTGCCTGACATTCCTCCTG ACTCTGCGGTGGAGCTGTGGAAGCCAGGCGCACAGGATGCAAGCAGCCAGGCCCAGGGAGGCAGCAGCTGCATCCTCAGAGAGGAAGCCAGGATGCCCCACTCTGCCGGGGGtactgcaggggtggggctggaggCTGCAGAGCCCACAGCCCTGCTCACCAGGGCAGAGCCCCCTTCAGAACCCACAG AGATCCGTCCACAAAAGCGGAAAAAGGGGCCagcccccaaaatgctggggaaCGAGCTATGCAGCGTGTGTGGGGACAAGGCCTCGGGCTTCCACTATAATGTTCTGAGCTGCGAGGGCTGCAAGGGATTCTTCCGCCGCAGCGTCATCAAGGGAGCGCACTACATCTGCCACAGTGGCGGCCACTGCCCCATGGACACCTACATGCGTCGCAAGTGCCAGGAGTGTCGGCTTCGCAAATGCCGTCAGGCTGGCATGCGGGAGGAGT GTGTCCTGTCAGAAGAACAGATCCGCCTGAAGAAACTGAAGCGGCAAGAGGAGGAACAGGCTCATGCCACATCCTTGCCCCCCAGGGCTTCCTCACCCCCCCAAATCCTGCCCCAGCTCAGCCCGGAGCAACTGGGCATGATCGAGAAGCTGGTCGCTGCCCAGCAACAGTGTAACCGGCGCTCCTTTTCTGACCGGCTTCGAGTCACG CCTTGGCCCATGGCACCAGATCCCCATAGCCGGGAGGCCCGTCAGCAGCGCTTTGCCCACTTCACTGAGCTGGCCATCGTGTCTGTGCAGGAGATAGTTGACTTTGCTAAACAGCTACCCGGCTTCCTGCAGCTCAGCCGGGAGGACCAGATTGCCCTGCTGAAGACCTCTGCGATCGAG GTGATGCTTCTGGAGACATCTCGGAGGTACAACCCTGGGAGTGAGAGTATCACCTTCCTCAAGGATTTCAGTTATAACCGGGAAGACTTTGCCAAAGCAG GGCTGCAAGTGGAATTCATCAACCCCATCTTCGAGTTCTCCAGGGCCATGAATGAGCTGCAACTCAATGATGCCGAGTTTGCCTTGCTCATTGCTATCAGCATCTTCTCTGCAG ACCGGCCCAACGTGCAGGACCAGCTCCAGGTAGAGAGGCTGCAGCACACATATGTGGAAGCCCTGCATGCCTACGTCTCCATCCACCATCCCCAT gACCGACTGATGTTCCCACGGATGCTAATGAAACTGGTGAGCCTCCGGACCCTGAGCAGCGTCCACTCAGAGCAAGTGTTTGCACTGCGTCTGCAGGACAAAAAGCTCCCACCGCTGCTCTCTGAGATCTGGGATGTGCACGAATGA
- the NR1H3 gene encoding oxysterols receptor LXR-alpha isoform X1: protein MSLWLGAPVPDIPPDSAVELWKPGAQDASSQAQGGSSCILREEARMPHSAGGTAGVGLEAAEPTALLTRAEPPSEPTEIRPQKRKKGPAPKMLGNELCSVCGDKASGFHYNVLSCEGCKGFFRRSVIKGAHYICHSGGHCPMDTYMRRKCQECRLRKCRQAGMREECVLSEEQIRLKKLKRQEEEQAHATSLPPRASSPPQILPQLSPEQLGMIEKLVAAQQQCNRRSFSDRLRVTPWPMAPDPHSREARQQRFAHFTELAIVSVQEIVDFAKQLPGFLQLSREDQIALLKTSAIEVAGEGQGMKGEAEWDYLWEGPPDIELGEPNLLGSRDEETRPPWKRPCSKTSPPSPRLRFAACVQVMLLETSRRYNPGSESITFLKDFSYNREDFAKAGLQVEFINPIFEFSRAMNELQLNDAEFALLIAISIFSADRPNVQDQLQVERLQHTYVEALHAYVSIHHPHDRLMFPRMLMKLVSLRTLSSVHSEQVFALRLQDKKLPPLLSEIWDVHE, encoded by the exons ATGTCCTTGTGGCTGGGGGCCCCTGTGCCTGACATTCCTCCTG ACTCTGCGGTGGAGCTGTGGAAGCCAGGCGCACAGGATGCAAGCAGCCAGGCCCAGGGAGGCAGCAGCTGCATCCTCAGAGAGGAAGCCAGGATGCCCCACTCTGCCGGGGGtactgcaggggtggggctggaggCTGCAGAGCCCACAGCCCTGCTCACCAGGGCAGAGCCCCCTTCAGAACCCACAG AGATCCGTCCACAAAAGCGGAAAAAGGGGCCagcccccaaaatgctggggaaCGAGCTATGCAGCGTGTGTGGGGACAAGGCCTCGGGCTTCCACTATAATGTTCTGAGCTGCGAGGGCTGCAAGGGATTCTTCCGCCGCAGCGTCATCAAGGGAGCGCACTACATCTGCCACAGTGGCGGCCACTGCCCCATGGACACCTACATGCGTCGCAAGTGCCAGGAGTGTCGGCTTCGCAAATGCCGTCAGGCTGGCATGCGGGAGGAGT GTGTCCTGTCAGAAGAACAGATCCGCCTGAAGAAACTGAAGCGGCAAGAGGAGGAACAGGCTCATGCCACATCCTTGCCCCCCAGGGCTTCCTCACCCCCCCAAATCCTGCCCCAGCTCAGCCCGGAGCAACTGGGCATGATCGAGAAGCTGGTCGCTGCCCAGCAACAGTGTAACCGGCGCTCCTTTTCTGACCGGCTTCGAGTCACG CCTTGGCCCATGGCACCAGATCCCCATAGCCGGGAGGCCCGTCAGCAGCGCTTTGCCCACTTCACTGAGCTGGCCATCGTGTCTGTGCAGGAGATAGTTGACTTTGCTAAACAGCTACCCGGCTTCCTGCAGCTCAGCCGGGAGGACCAGATTGCCCTGCTGAAGACCTCTGCGATCGAGGTGGCTGGAGAAGGGCAAGGGATGAAGGGAGAAGCAGAGTGGGATTATCTGTGGGAGGGGCCTCCAGACATCGAGCTGGGAGAGCCAAATCTGCTGGGAAGCAGGGATGAGGAGACTCGGCCTCCCTGGAAGAGGCCATGCTCCAAGACCAGCCCTCCTAGTCCCCGTTTGAGGTTTGCTGCTTGTGTGCAGGTGATGCTTCTGGAGACATCTCGGAGGTACAACCCTGGGAGTGAGAGTATCACCTTCCTCAAGGATTTCAGTTATAACCGGGAAGACTTTGCCAAAGCAG GGCTGCAAGTGGAATTCATCAACCCCATCTTCGAGTTCTCCAGGGCCATGAATGAGCTGCAACTCAATGATGCCGAGTTTGCCTTGCTCATTGCTATCAGCATCTTCTCTGCAG ACCGGCCCAACGTGCAGGACCAGCTCCAGGTAGAGAGGCTGCAGCACACATATGTGGAAGCCCTGCATGCCTACGTCTCCATCCACCATCCCCAT gACCGACTGATGTTCCCACGGATGCTAATGAAACTGGTGAGCCTCCGGACCCTGAGCAGCGTCCACTCAGAGCAAGTGTTTGCACTGCGTCTGCAGGACAAAAAGCTCCCACCGCTGCTCTCTGAGATCTGGGATGTGCACGAATGA
- the NR1H3 gene encoding oxysterols receptor LXR-alpha isoform X7, with protein MSLWLGAPVPDIPPDSAVELWKPGAQDASSQAQGGSSCILREEARMPHSAGGTAGVGLEAAEPTALLTRAEPPSEPTEIRPQKRKKGPAPKMLGNELCSVCGDKASGFHYNVLSCEGCKGFFRRSVIKGAHYICHSGGHCPMDTYMRRKCQECRLRKCRQAGMREECVLSEEQIRLKKLKRQEEEQAHATSLPPRASSPPQILPQLSPEQLGMIEKLVAAQQQCNRRSFSDRLRVTVMLLETSRRYNPGSESITFLKDFSYNREDFAKAGLQVEFINPIFEFSRAMNELQLNDAEFALLIAISIFSADRPNVQDQLQVERLQHTYVEALHAYVSIHHPHDRLMFPRMLMKLVSLRTLSSVHSEQVFALRLQDKKLPPLLSEIWDVHE; from the exons ATGTCCTTGTGGCTGGGGGCCCCTGTGCCTGACATTCCTCCTG ACTCTGCGGTGGAGCTGTGGAAGCCAGGCGCACAGGATGCAAGCAGCCAGGCCCAGGGAGGCAGCAGCTGCATCCTCAGAGAGGAAGCCAGGATGCCCCACTCTGCCGGGGGtactgcaggggtggggctggaggCTGCAGAGCCCACAGCCCTGCTCACCAGGGCAGAGCCCCCTTCAGAACCCACAG AGATCCGTCCACAAAAGCGGAAAAAGGGGCCagcccccaaaatgctggggaaCGAGCTATGCAGCGTGTGTGGGGACAAGGCCTCGGGCTTCCACTATAATGTTCTGAGCTGCGAGGGCTGCAAGGGATTCTTCCGCCGCAGCGTCATCAAGGGAGCGCACTACATCTGCCACAGTGGCGGCCACTGCCCCATGGACACCTACATGCGTCGCAAGTGCCAGGAGTGTCGGCTTCGCAAATGCCGTCAGGCTGGCATGCGGGAGGAGT GTGTCCTGTCAGAAGAACAGATCCGCCTGAAGAAACTGAAGCGGCAAGAGGAGGAACAGGCTCATGCCACATCCTTGCCCCCCAGGGCTTCCTCACCCCCCCAAATCCTGCCCCAGCTCAGCCCGGAGCAACTGGGCATGATCGAGAAGCTGGTCGCTGCCCAGCAACAGTGTAACCGGCGCTCCTTTTCTGACCGGCTTCGAGTCACG GTGATGCTTCTGGAGACATCTCGGAGGTACAACCCTGGGAGTGAGAGTATCACCTTCCTCAAGGATTTCAGTTATAACCGGGAAGACTTTGCCAAAGCAG GGCTGCAAGTGGAATTCATCAACCCCATCTTCGAGTTCTCCAGGGCCATGAATGAGCTGCAACTCAATGATGCCGAGTTTGCCTTGCTCATTGCTATCAGCATCTTCTCTGCAG ACCGGCCCAACGTGCAGGACCAGCTCCAGGTAGAGAGGCTGCAGCACACATATGTGGAAGCCCTGCATGCCTACGTCTCCATCCACCATCCCCAT gACCGACTGATGTTCCCACGGATGCTAATGAAACTGGTGAGCCTCCGGACCCTGAGCAGCGTCCACTCAGAGCAAGTGTTTGCACTGCGTCTGCAGGACAAAAAGCTCCCACCGCTGCTCTCTGAGATCTGGGATGTGCACGAATGA
- the NR1H3 gene encoding oxysterols receptor LXR-alpha isoform X6: MSLWLGAPVPDIPPDSAVELWKPGAQDASSQAQGGSSCILREEARMPHSAGGTAGVGLEAAEPTALLTRAEPPSEPTGVLSEEQIRLKKLKRQEEEQAHATSLPPRASSPPQILPQLSPEQLGMIEKLVAAQQQCNRRSFSDRLRVTPWPMAPDPHSREARQQRFAHFTELAIVSVQEIVDFAKQLPGFLQLSREDQIALLKTSAIEVAGEGQGMKGEAEWDYLWEGPPDIELGEPNLLGSRDEETRPPWKRPCSKTSPPSPRLRFAACVQVMLLETSRRYNPGSESITFLKDFSYNREDFAKAGLQVEFINPIFEFSRAMNELQLNDAEFALLIAISIFSADRPNVQDQLQVERLQHTYVEALHAYVSIHHPHDRLMFPRMLMKLVSLRTLSSVHSEQVFALRLQDKKLPPLLSEIWDVHE, from the exons ATGTCCTTGTGGCTGGGGGCCCCTGTGCCTGACATTCCTCCTG ACTCTGCGGTGGAGCTGTGGAAGCCAGGCGCACAGGATGCAAGCAGCCAGGCCCAGGGAGGCAGCAGCTGCATCCTCAGAGAGGAAGCCAGGATGCCCCACTCTGCCGGGGGtactgcaggggtggggctggaggCTGCAGAGCCCACAGCCCTGCTCACCAGGGCAGAGCCCCCTTCAGAACCCACAG GTGTCCTGTCAGAAGAACAGATCCGCCTGAAGAAACTGAAGCGGCAAGAGGAGGAACAGGCTCATGCCACATCCTTGCCCCCCAGGGCTTCCTCACCCCCCCAAATCCTGCCCCAGCTCAGCCCGGAGCAACTGGGCATGATCGAGAAGCTGGTCGCTGCCCAGCAACAGTGTAACCGGCGCTCCTTTTCTGACCGGCTTCGAGTCACG CCTTGGCCCATGGCACCAGATCCCCATAGCCGGGAGGCCCGTCAGCAGCGCTTTGCCCACTTCACTGAGCTGGCCATCGTGTCTGTGCAGGAGATAGTTGACTTTGCTAAACAGCTACCCGGCTTCCTGCAGCTCAGCCGGGAGGACCAGATTGCCCTGCTGAAGACCTCTGCGATCGAGGTGGCTGGAGAAGGGCAAGGGATGAAGGGAGAAGCAGAGTGGGATTATCTGTGGGAGGGGCCTCCAGACATCGAGCTGGGAGAGCCAAATCTGCTGGGAAGCAGGGATGAGGAGACTCGGCCTCCCTGGAAGAGGCCATGCTCCAAGACCAGCCCTCCTAGTCCCCGTTTGAGGTTTGCTGCTTGTGTGCAGGTGATGCTTCTGGAGACATCTCGGAGGTACAACCCTGGGAGTGAGAGTATCACCTTCCTCAAGGATTTCAGTTATAACCGGGAAGACTTTGCCAAAGCAG GGCTGCAAGTGGAATTCATCAACCCCATCTTCGAGTTCTCCAGGGCCATGAATGAGCTGCAACTCAATGATGCCGAGTTTGCCTTGCTCATTGCTATCAGCATCTTCTCTGCAG ACCGGCCCAACGTGCAGGACCAGCTCCAGGTAGAGAGGCTGCAGCACACATATGTGGAAGCCCTGCATGCCTACGTCTCCATCCACCATCCCCAT gACCGACTGATGTTCCCACGGATGCTAATGAAACTGGTGAGCCTCCGGACCCTGAGCAGCGTCCACTCAGAGCAAGTGTTTGCACTGCGTCTGCAGGACAAAAAGCTCCCACCGCTGCTCTCTGAGATCTGGGATGTGCACGAATGA
- the NR1H3 gene encoding oxysterols receptor LXR-alpha isoform X4, with translation MSLWLGAPVPDIPPDSAVELWKPGAQDASSQAQGGSSCILREEARMPHSAGGTAGVGLEAAEPTALLTRAEPPSEPTEIRPQKRKKGPAPKMLGNELCSVCGDKASGFHYNVLSCEGCKGFFRRSVIKGAHYICHSGGHCPMDTYMRRKCQECRLRKCRQAGMREECVLSEEQIRLKKLKRQEEEQAHATSLPPRASSPPQILPQLSPEQLGMIEKLVAAQQQCNRRSFSDRLRVTPWPMAPDPHSREARQQRFAHFTELAIVSVQEIVDFAKQLPGFLQLSREDQIALLKTSAIEVAGEGQGMKGEAEWDYLWEGPPDIELGEPNLLGSRDEETRPPWKRPCSKTSPPSPRLRFAACVQVMLLETSRRYNPGSESITFLKDFSYNREDFAKAGLQVEFINPIFEFSRAMNELQLNDAEFALLIAISIFSADLLLNSLGDL, from the exons ATGTCCTTGTGGCTGGGGGCCCCTGTGCCTGACATTCCTCCTG ACTCTGCGGTGGAGCTGTGGAAGCCAGGCGCACAGGATGCAAGCAGCCAGGCCCAGGGAGGCAGCAGCTGCATCCTCAGAGAGGAAGCCAGGATGCCCCACTCTGCCGGGGGtactgcaggggtggggctggaggCTGCAGAGCCCACAGCCCTGCTCACCAGGGCAGAGCCCCCTTCAGAACCCACAG AGATCCGTCCACAAAAGCGGAAAAAGGGGCCagcccccaaaatgctggggaaCGAGCTATGCAGCGTGTGTGGGGACAAGGCCTCGGGCTTCCACTATAATGTTCTGAGCTGCGAGGGCTGCAAGGGATTCTTCCGCCGCAGCGTCATCAAGGGAGCGCACTACATCTGCCACAGTGGCGGCCACTGCCCCATGGACACCTACATGCGTCGCAAGTGCCAGGAGTGTCGGCTTCGCAAATGCCGTCAGGCTGGCATGCGGGAGGAGT GTGTCCTGTCAGAAGAACAGATCCGCCTGAAGAAACTGAAGCGGCAAGAGGAGGAACAGGCTCATGCCACATCCTTGCCCCCCAGGGCTTCCTCACCCCCCCAAATCCTGCCCCAGCTCAGCCCGGAGCAACTGGGCATGATCGAGAAGCTGGTCGCTGCCCAGCAACAGTGTAACCGGCGCTCCTTTTCTGACCGGCTTCGAGTCACG CCTTGGCCCATGGCACCAGATCCCCATAGCCGGGAGGCCCGTCAGCAGCGCTTTGCCCACTTCACTGAGCTGGCCATCGTGTCTGTGCAGGAGATAGTTGACTTTGCTAAACAGCTACCCGGCTTCCTGCAGCTCAGCCGGGAGGACCAGATTGCCCTGCTGAAGACCTCTGCGATCGAGGTGGCTGGAGAAGGGCAAGGGATGAAGGGAGAAGCAGAGTGGGATTATCTGTGGGAGGGGCCTCCAGACATCGAGCTGGGAGAGCCAAATCTGCTGGGAAGCAGGGATGAGGAGACTCGGCCTCCCTGGAAGAGGCCATGCTCCAAGACCAGCCCTCCTAGTCCCCGTTTGAGGTTTGCTGCTTGTGTGCAGGTGATGCTTCTGGAGACATCTCGGAGGTACAACCCTGGGAGTGAGAGTATCACCTTCCTCAAGGATTTCAGTTATAACCGGGAAGACTTTGCCAAAGCAG GGCTGCAAGTGGAATTCATCAACCCCATCTTCGAGTTCTCCAGGGCCATGAATGAGCTGCAACTCAATGATGCCGAGTTTGCCTTGCTCATTGCTATCAGCATCTTCTCTGCAG ACCTGCTCCTCAACTCTCTTGGTGACCTATAG
- the NR1H3 gene encoding oxysterols receptor LXR-alpha isoform X8 — translation MQQTSWNPLGGTCKQPPGRTHSAVELWKPGAQDASSQAQGGSSCILREEARMPHSAGGTAGVGLEAAEPTALLTRAEPPSEPTEIRPQKRKKGPAPKMLGNELCSVCGDKASGFHYNVLSCEGCKGFFRRSVIKGAHYICHSGGHCPMDTYMRRKCQECRLRKCRQAGMREECVLSEEQIRLKKLKRQEEEQAHATSLPPRASSPPQILPQLSPEQLGMIEKLVAAQQQCNRRSFSDRLRVTPWPMAPDPHSREARQQRFAHFTELAIVSVQEIVDFAKQLPGFLQLSREDQIALLKTSAIEVMLLETSRRYNPGSESITFLKDFSYNREDFAKAGLQVEFINPIFEFSRAMNELQLNDAEFALLIAISIFSADRPNVQDQLQVERLQHTYVEALHAYVSIHHPHDRLMFPRMLMKLVSLRTLSSVHSEQVFALRLQDKKLPPLLSEIWDVHE, via the exons ATGCAGCAAACAAGCTGGAACCCGCTGGGTGGCACCTGCAAGCAGCCGCCCGGACGCACCC ACTCTGCGGTGGAGCTGTGGAAGCCAGGCGCACAGGATGCAAGCAGCCAGGCCCAGGGAGGCAGCAGCTGCATCCTCAGAGAGGAAGCCAGGATGCCCCACTCTGCCGGGGGtactgcaggggtggggctggaggCTGCAGAGCCCACAGCCCTGCTCACCAGGGCAGAGCCCCCTTCAGAACCCACAG AGATCCGTCCACAAAAGCGGAAAAAGGGGCCagcccccaaaatgctggggaaCGAGCTATGCAGCGTGTGTGGGGACAAGGCCTCGGGCTTCCACTATAATGTTCTGAGCTGCGAGGGCTGCAAGGGATTCTTCCGCCGCAGCGTCATCAAGGGAGCGCACTACATCTGCCACAGTGGCGGCCACTGCCCCATGGACACCTACATGCGTCGCAAGTGCCAGGAGTGTCGGCTTCGCAAATGCCGTCAGGCTGGCATGCGGGAGGAGT GTGTCCTGTCAGAAGAACAGATCCGCCTGAAGAAACTGAAGCGGCAAGAGGAGGAACAGGCTCATGCCACATCCTTGCCCCCCAGGGCTTCCTCACCCCCCCAAATCCTGCCCCAGCTCAGCCCGGAGCAACTGGGCATGATCGAGAAGCTGGTCGCTGCCCAGCAACAGTGTAACCGGCGCTCCTTTTCTGACCGGCTTCGAGTCACG CCTTGGCCCATGGCACCAGATCCCCATAGCCGGGAGGCCCGTCAGCAGCGCTTTGCCCACTTCACTGAGCTGGCCATCGTGTCTGTGCAGGAGATAGTTGACTTTGCTAAACAGCTACCCGGCTTCCTGCAGCTCAGCCGGGAGGACCAGATTGCCCTGCTGAAGACCTCTGCGATCGAG GTGATGCTTCTGGAGACATCTCGGAGGTACAACCCTGGGAGTGAGAGTATCACCTTCCTCAAGGATTTCAGTTATAACCGGGAAGACTTTGCCAAAGCAG GGCTGCAAGTGGAATTCATCAACCCCATCTTCGAGTTCTCCAGGGCCATGAATGAGCTGCAACTCAATGATGCCGAGTTTGCCTTGCTCATTGCTATCAGCATCTTCTCTGCAG ACCGGCCCAACGTGCAGGACCAGCTCCAGGTAGAGAGGCTGCAGCACACATATGTGGAAGCCCTGCATGCCTACGTCTCCATCCACCATCCCCAT gACCGACTGATGTTCCCACGGATGCTAATGAAACTGGTGAGCCTCCGGACCCTGAGCAGCGTCCACTCAGAGCAAGTGTTTGCACTGCGTCTGCAGGACAAAAAGCTCCCACCGCTGCTCTCTGAGATCTGGGATGTGCACGAATGA
- the NR1H3 gene encoding oxysterols receptor LXR-alpha isoform X5, which translates to MSLWLGAPVPDIPPDSAVELWKPGAQDASSQAQGGSSCILREEARMPHSAGGTAGVGLEAAEPTALLTRAEPPSEPTEIRPQKRKKGPAPKMLGNELCSVCGDKASGFHYNVLSCEGCKGFFRRSVIKGAHYICHSGGHCPMDTYMRRKCQECRLRKCRQAGMREECVLSEEQIRLKKLKRQEEEQAHATSLPPRASSPPQILPQLSPEQLGMIEKLVAAQQQCNRRSFSDRLRVTPWPMAPDPHSREARQQRFAHFTELAIVSVQEIVDFAKQLPGFLQLSREDQIALLKTSAIEVAGEGQGMKGEAEWDYLWEGPPDIELGEPNLLGSRDEETRPPWKRPCSKTSPPSPRLRFAACVQVMLLETSRRYNPGSESITFLKDFSYNREDFAKAGPTDVPTDANETGEPPDPEQRPLRASVCTASAGQKAPTAAL; encoded by the exons ATGTCCTTGTGGCTGGGGGCCCCTGTGCCTGACATTCCTCCTG ACTCTGCGGTGGAGCTGTGGAAGCCAGGCGCACAGGATGCAAGCAGCCAGGCCCAGGGAGGCAGCAGCTGCATCCTCAGAGAGGAAGCCAGGATGCCCCACTCTGCCGGGGGtactgcaggggtggggctggaggCTGCAGAGCCCACAGCCCTGCTCACCAGGGCAGAGCCCCCTTCAGAACCCACAG AGATCCGTCCACAAAAGCGGAAAAAGGGGCCagcccccaaaatgctggggaaCGAGCTATGCAGCGTGTGTGGGGACAAGGCCTCGGGCTTCCACTATAATGTTCTGAGCTGCGAGGGCTGCAAGGGATTCTTCCGCCGCAGCGTCATCAAGGGAGCGCACTACATCTGCCACAGTGGCGGCCACTGCCCCATGGACACCTACATGCGTCGCAAGTGCCAGGAGTGTCGGCTTCGCAAATGCCGTCAGGCTGGCATGCGGGAGGAGT GTGTCCTGTCAGAAGAACAGATCCGCCTGAAGAAACTGAAGCGGCAAGAGGAGGAACAGGCTCATGCCACATCCTTGCCCCCCAGGGCTTCCTCACCCCCCCAAATCCTGCCCCAGCTCAGCCCGGAGCAACTGGGCATGATCGAGAAGCTGGTCGCTGCCCAGCAACAGTGTAACCGGCGCTCCTTTTCTGACCGGCTTCGAGTCACG CCTTGGCCCATGGCACCAGATCCCCATAGCCGGGAGGCCCGTCAGCAGCGCTTTGCCCACTTCACTGAGCTGGCCATCGTGTCTGTGCAGGAGATAGTTGACTTTGCTAAACAGCTACCCGGCTTCCTGCAGCTCAGCCGGGAGGACCAGATTGCCCTGCTGAAGACCTCTGCGATCGAGGTGGCTGGAGAAGGGCAAGGGATGAAGGGAGAAGCAGAGTGGGATTATCTGTGGGAGGGGCCTCCAGACATCGAGCTGGGAGAGCCAAATCTGCTGGGAAGCAGGGATGAGGAGACTCGGCCTCCCTGGAAGAGGCCATGCTCCAAGACCAGCCCTCCTAGTCCCCGTTTGAGGTTTGCTGCTTGTGTGCAGGTGATGCTTCTGGAGACATCTCGGAGGTACAACCCTGGGAGTGAGAGTATCACCTTCCTCAAGGATTTCAGTTATAACCGGGAAGACTTTGCCAAAGCAG gACCGACTGATGTTCCCACGGATGCTAATGAAACTGGTGAGCCTCCGGACCCTGAGCAGCGTCCACTCAGAGCAAGTGTTTGCACTGCGTCTGCAGGACAAAAAGCTCCCACCGCTGCTCTCTGA